Within the Zea mays cultivar B73 chromosome 10, Zm-B73-REFERENCE-NAM-5.0, whole genome shotgun sequence genome, the region aagggacaaagactactCAGTCCTTATGTTTCGTGTTATGATAATAGATGAatgtcaaggacataaatgtacttttactcaagctgcgtcccgtgcctataaatagatgaacagtaacactgtactattaacgctggattgtaatcactctcttgcatcctcaccttcgagcaatctaaaggtatcaatgtaacatTAATCCTGTTAATATTCATACGTGTTTTATGGAATATGAATATGGATAAATTAATAAGGTGCAGTTACTGCTTTCATCCTTTTGCATTCTTATTCACAtactaaatgatgaaggtatgtccttcttgaccttcgtctgatgagcattaaGCTCATGTGAGGATAATGCTTAGGAAGACGAAGGTTtgtaataattaacaattgtgttgtcttgttcttgattcacaacatttgagaacaagtgaccaacattggtgcccacctccggtgtactcaaacgaccaccttcgacaagcattCAGCTTCATCAtgtcgccaaagaagacaacagtgccaggggctgctctgcagccaatggacacaaaccaggagacactctccctgcgagaagctaggagccagaagagaaaggctaccagcccaacacctcaagaggaggagttggatctggagatcagggatttagaagccattcatcagcaagtacaaaggaagaaggaaaagatgcttcggctagccgaccttcagaggaagatcaatgaagcagccgaggaaatgcgtcatctcactcaggatgaccaagaccgaaggccccaacacagggagcttcgtcaagtgaacccaatcaatgatgatgaatggtacgatgattttcaccatggtaactttgctttcgatgatgcttctccttcggCAGCAGAGTTGTAGTCTACCCCGtggccaccatcttacaagccacctcatctccccatgtatgatgggcactcagatccaaagcagttcctgatgagctacgaggcaaccatatcctcatattgGGGCAATACAACCGTCATGGCGAAGTCATTCATCATGGCACTCAGAAGtgtggctcagacatggtattcttctcttcagccagggagaattacatcgtggcagaagctaaaggatatgctagtcaccagtTTTCAGGGCttctagacgaagccagtcactgccaagctctgttccagtgcatgtaggaccatgaggagtacgtgcaggcatacgtccgaaggttcttgtgactgagagctcaagagactatagtgcccaatgagattgtcattgaggccatgatcaaggggctccgaccaggacccacaacacaatattttgcaaggaagccaccacagacCTTGGAGACGCTTCTcccgaagatggatgaatacatccgagctaacaatgatttccgccaaagaagggaggaagcatataggtattctgagatgactaggggcttcagaggaggACTCCACCGAGGCTCGTCAGAACAATCCACACTCCCAATACAAATGATAACAGGGCCAACCACACTTAGAACAGCCAGCatagctcacagtcttcgggaaTGCAACAAACTTCCTATAGGCCACCAGCCCCGAGAGGCAGAGGGGGGAGCAGCTTTGGAGGAAGGTATGGTAATCAGCCCAGGAAATTGTTctatctattctgtggtgaagagaaGGGACACACCACAAGGacatgccaagtcacgatccaaaagcagaaggaaatcgCTGAAGTCGAAGCACGGCAGAACCAGTCGAAGCAGGTCTTGcgtactgcttcgtgctactctccgtaTATCCCAGAGTACGTGGGCAATCAACAACCTACGgcttctattgcttcggcaagtcattcccaAGCTTCCTGGgatcagttgccaccaccaccaccactggcgCCTGCCCCGATTCTTACTCATTTTTTGTCTTTACATTTTCCTCTAAAAATACAATATaagaaggtttaaccttcagTCTGATCTAATAAGActatggttacaccatcgagtgtaacaataATGGCCCACAAacatccaaagtcgttcctaaaggaatgcagagtaagtcacgaagctccaaagtcgttcctaagggaatgcagagcttaactaCCACCTAAGTCAaaagtgaagaagctccaaagtcatttctaaggggatgcagagattaaataccacctaagtcaaaggtgaagaagctccaaagtcgttcctaaggggatgctgagcttagctccaaagtcgctcctatgggaatgcagagctgcaataccacctaagtaaaaggtgaagagactcctaagtcattcccaaggggatgcagagtctggatgtGTATTCGTGAGGGTTTTTACCTTCGGcacaaacatcattttgcatcataccgttatatcatatcgcatagcatcgcatcatacatcattttgcatcagcaaAAAGCCATGGAGAAACAAGGAAAAGTTGTTTCTTCGAAGATACTCGTCGGATCATGAAAGAACATGTTGTAGAACAAGATATGCCTTCGGTAGATATATTTTTACACAGGAAGAGAATCTTCGACAGCAGTATTACTACATAACAACCATGGCATAATACCCAGTATTGAATCGACAGAAGGGGAATCTTTTTCttcgtgaagcatgaaaagaagggaaggtgttttttcgccagtggctcaaaaacggtatgtacgaaggtttcatgcatcacaaagaattaTATTACATTAACACACATACAAAAACTTGATGTTTGGTTCTTACAAAAGACGAAAGCCATGTACAAACATTAAACTCTCAAATACGCAAAGTTTTTATCTTCTTTCAACACTTTCTCATCAGCTTCATTTAGcagagtgttgacagcttcgtcaacagcttcatTAGCAATTTTAATCATATCTAGTGCTTCCTTCAAGGCCGGGTCAGCTTCGGGGTTGTATGGCTCCGGTGGgggtgaaagttcagctacatCATAAAAAATGTTTACTAATCCCGAAGCTGAAAACGAATTCCGAAGTTAAACCTCAGTAAGGGTACCTATAAGCCTTGCtcgtgcagcagcttcttcggctcgtttggCTTCTTCTTGAGCGTCGTGAGATTCATTTTCATTCTTTCTAATAGCTTCATTAGCTATCTCACGACCACCCTTCATCCACACCTCAGAGTAAAATTTCCCACCTAGTGTagaagcttcggctgaagggttttTAATGTCATCCGCTGAAAAAACAAATTTTGTCTGAACTACAGCCTTGGCATGTTCGCAGCCATCTTTCTCTAAGATCGACGTGGCCCCTCGTGCACCAGCAAAGGCGCAGAAATCTCCTCGGTAACTTAAAATTttatcaaaagcttcggcttccccacTGATCCACTGGACAAGTCCATCAGGGTCGCCGCAGATGAATTTTTGCTCAGAGGAATATACCCTAACCCTAGCAAAGTTGTCCTTTAATTTCTTGGCGCACTCCAAGGATATTTCATAACATTTCTCTTTCGAAGCACGAAGCTCATCGGCGTTCTTTTGTGCTCATGACCTTTCGATCTCCCAAATTTCATGTTTCACCGCCTCAACTTCAAATTTTTCGGTTGCTTCAGCAACCTTCCTTTTTAGTTCTTCCACTTAGGCTTTGTGAGCTTCGCCTTGTGCAACAAGTTTGGCTTCGTTAGATTTCAGCCTATCCACTAAGGAAAATAATATCTTATCCTTTTCGAGAGCTTCGTTCCTTAGTGTGATAACTTCTGAGCGAAGATTCCCAAGAGCTATTCGGCAGCTCTCATCTTCTGCTTCCTTCTAGGCCTTTAGAGCCTTGCTTAGAATAAAGCCTTAAAAAAGAAGAATGAGAACATAATGATAGCAAGAAAATCTATAAAAAATAATTTATTTTACAACAAGACAAAGTATacacaccttcagactattataagcaaggctatctgcaagctcatccttcgacattgcagataaaccaagttcaagcttcggatatcccATATTGTCCATAATTTCCTGGCAGACATGTATCTCTTTGCTGTCTGGCAGAtagtaaaggaagtcatcttcgtcactGCCACCATACACCAAGGACCCTTGGGGGTACTTTAGATCCCTGGTATAAAGTTGCACTTCGGCAACCTACTCTTTTGATAGCTGCTTTCCTGAAGCATGCCGAACAATGAATTCTAACTCTTTAAAGGGTGCTTCAGGAGCAGGAgatttggatttctcggaaacactCTCTTTCTCTAGAGTTATCGGTCCAGTTTCCGAAGGTCTAGCTTTGGCAGGAGCTTCTGAAGGTCCAGCTTCAGCAGGAGTGTGGGCTATGTTAGCATCAGTAGTTTCCCTTAAATCTTTAGCCTATGTGCTAatagcttcagcagaggcaggagTCGATGTCTTAACGGACTCCATAATAGCATCTAGCACACTAGCCATTCTCCTTTTCCTTGGAGTCGCTGCGGGGATGCTTGATGGCTTCGACAGTTCCGTTGCGCACGGTGGACTCATTGCCTTTAACTGTTATGTCGTATTCTCTAGTTTTGGATCTTCAGTCAGATTTGTCCTAGCTTCGACTGGCATAGAGCGAACTAGTTCTGTGACAGGAGCAACCCCTTCATTTAGCTTCGGCACGTCGGCTGTTTCAATGCGCCTGGGTCGGCGcgtcaaaactttaacctttttcGACCTCGTCACACTAGAAGTTGCTGAGgtagcagctttcctcttcttcccttGCTTTTGCGTGGGGTAGTAGTAGTCTGGGTACACAAACTCGATAACATCAAACACCCTATTCAATCTCGTTTTGCCCCAAGCACTGAAGGCAGTTGTCATAGCTTCATCTTCGGCCTTCAAATATGCCACAAGCAGCTCATCGCTAGTTGCCTCTATAGCATCTAGCCAATCATCATTCGGTTCATCAAACTGGCTCCTGTATCGAAAGGTATACTTCAGATAGACCAAACCATTTTGGCTGGAGCCAACGGCAGcctccttcgacatttcccatccgtttgcaagtggccacactctgtaagaaatatgctcttggaccaagtctCTTGTGCCGATGTAAGTGTACAATGTATTGAAAGCTGCCTGACACGCTTGCATGTCGTTCCCAAGTGCAATGACcggcctcctaatgccgaagcgagaccatatagggcGCTGAATAACCCCTGTTATATCTTCCCTCTGACTCAGATcaaccttcacataaaaccattcttgcaTCAAAGAACCTGGCCAatttttccgaaatgttggcacaggATAACTGGCCTCAGTGCGGggtacgaagctgtagcagccaaaattgttgtggtattgctctttTCTAGTCGCCTTCGTCTGATATGATAACTCGTGGATATTGCAGAAACACCTAGCATATGGCTCCAACCCTTGGCTTTtcatggcccatataaaaacccctactttgataatagcttcgggggtaagttgatgaagataaatttcaaaagtTTTTAGAACTTCGACCAACATCCTATCtagggggaaccgaagtccagctttcatgaagcttctgaaAATTACCACTTCGGCAGCTTTAGGAAGAGGAACATTATTCTCCCCTCTGGCCCTCACGATTGAAATGTCGCGAAAGTATCTGCCTCTCATTGCTTCGATCTGCCCTTGTTTAATAGTCGACCTTCCGAAAACAACATGGCTCGgtctccatggccgatcttcggcatcttcatttccactttcCACATCGAAACTCTCACTATCGCTGGAGTTTTCAGATAATCTAGCCAAcatctcattggtgattttctCCATGTTAgttttttccatagcttcgtaaaatccAGCCAGCGCGGGGTCAATGATCTTCTCCTCAGCCATTTAGACAATGGTTGCTAAAATGCCAAAGCTCAAAATTCGGTTAAACTCGACAAAGCAAGGAAGGTTGAAATGGCAAACACAATGCAAGCAGCTAAAATAGCACGAAAAGTACTCACGACACAGGcttctatatatatactcagagccCCAAAGATCGGTGGGTCCCACAATTCAGTgtgtcgctattctagcgaatgaaaggttttttcagaccttcggctaaaggccttcgttcacgtcgcagtctaaatttgttacaaagaaacaaatcaatactgcgaggggctactgttgggggccttcttcctccgaaggtcctcaaaaacgtgattgacCATATGTTTTCAATATGACATGGATTATTATAGGGGGCTTTGGCTTCGGGATGAAGGTCCTCTCTCATAACAGGGTGGAGATGTAGCCCGAAGGTGATAATAATGGACGACGAAGCTGTAGCCGAAGAGCTTCGGCTTGatgtgatgacgaagaccaagtatGACGATGATcgaaaagggacaaagactactCAGTCCTTAATGTTCCGTGTTATGATAATAGATGAATGTcacggacataaatgtacttttactcgggttgcgtcccgtgcctataaatagatgaatagtaacactgtactattcacgctggattgtaatcactctctcgcatcctcaccttcgagcaagccgaaggcatCAATGTAACATTAATCCTGCTAATATTCATACGTGTTTTATGGAATACAAATATGGATAAATTAATAAGGTGCAGTTACTGCTTTCATCCTTTTGCATTCTTATTCACAtactaaatgatgaaggtatgtccttcttgatcttcgtctgatgagcattatgcTCATGTGAGGATAatgctttggaagacgaaggtctgtaataattaacaattgtgttgccttgttcttgatacacaacatttgagaacaagtgaccaacagttgCTATATGGAATAAAAATAAGGCAGCACAAAGTTAACAAGCGGAAACCTTCATCCTTGGATTGTTATCCCTTCGTAGTAACAATTCAAGGACGGAGGTAAAGTGTAATAAAATGGAATACATGGTGTACGATGAAATAAGATATGAATGCTCATCTCATATGCCTTAGCATTTTATTCCTTTTCTTTTCATATGAAACAATTTTACAATCATACCTTCAGCTTCTCGATACAAGATAACTCAAATGCGTTTCGATGTCTAAGCGGTATGAAGTTGTAGCACCTAGTCAAAGGCACTTTATGCAGGGTACTTTTCATCTATTAATAGGGGAGACGAATTGACTTTGTACGGATTTACAATAATGCACATCTATTTTTGCATAAGTCATATACAAATGATATTAGGGCAGTAATGTACTTTTCTTCATTCTTGGCTCCACAAGTTCCAGCCTTCGTCAACTAGCCACTTCTTCCTTTTTGTATTATGGTTGTAGTCACCGCCTTTGACCATTATATTTGTTGCTTGCGCGCATATAGATGAAGTGCTTTTGTACGTTGCTTTTTGTCGATGTTTAGCTTCGTCCGTCAGTGAGAACACTCCTGAAATACACTTGTTAACGACGAAGCCAGATGTTAAATAAGTGATCTTCGGCAATGAAGTGATCTTCGACAAAGCTTTTCTTTGTAGGCAATCATGTGACATAACTAATCAAATGACATTCGGCGATGTAGGTCCCCAACAGGTATCATGTGACTTCATAAGATGTGAAGTGATACATGTAAAGGGACTCTTTTTCGACCATGTTGGGCCGTTGAAAGATTATATATCGAGAGCTCATAGCTTCGAGAGTAAAACATGTGACAATTTTGAAACATTTGAACTGATTTTATGAATATAATTAAATGACAAAACTAGTGTTGTGTATATTGGATGAATGCCACTTTGTATACAAGTCAATGACATAGTTAGGTTGTATTGTGAAAAATATTAGAAACATTGTATTGTGAATATGGATGAATGAAACTTTGTATATTGCAACATGACATGTTTTCGTTTTTGAATGATCTACACCGAAATCTGAATGGAATATAAGAATTTTGCTTTATGGTTTGTTTGGCGGGAAAGCTAAAACTTTAATTTTATTTGAATGTTGTACAACAAATCAGGGGCGGATCTCCACCCGGGGCTGCAGCCCCGGTCGGCAGTCGCAGCCCAATAGAGGCCCATCGTCGCGCTAGGTCAGTCCCAGCCCATCGTCGCGCTAGGTCAGTCCCAGCTCCAGCCGCCGCTCCCTGACGCTGCCTCCCTCTACCCGCCTAGCCGCCTCGGCGCCTCTCCCTACCAGCGCGCTGCGCGCTCCCCGCGGCCCGCCAGCGCTAGGACACCGCCGCCGCTCCGCCAGGCGCCCAGACGCGCTCGCCCGCCACCGCCAGTCTGCCAGCGAGCTCGCCCGCCACGGCGCCACCCACACAGCCACACGCCACAGCGCGCTGTCGCGCTCGCGGCTCGCCCTAGTCGCCCGCCACCGCCAGGCCCAGGCGCGGTCGCGCACTCGGCATTCGCACAGAGGCGCCAGCCGGCAGCCGCGGAGCGCTGCTACGCAGGAGCCGCAGACCGCAGCAGCCCGAGCCGTCGAGCGCGCTCGCCCGGAGCCCGGAGCAGACGAGCAGTGGAGCACCGCCGACCACGTGCACGCCGCCATGGACATGGAGCTGGAGCACGGAGGGGCTGAAGACGACAGAGGGAGTtattcctcctcctcctcctccaagcGGAGCTTCGGCGCCTTGTCGGACGCAACCGTCAGCAGCACGCCAAGCAAGTTGCAAGCTCTGAGGTTTGCAGACTTGCAGAGGACCTCTCTCTCCCATCAGTACGCTCTCTCTCTCTTTATCATCATCGTCAGCAAGCTGATCAGCGCCAAGGCCGTCGTTGTCCAGCCGCCGGAGTCCGAAGCACGGGAGCAGCCGAGGCGAGCACCGCCATCGCCGTGACTGGGTATGCCTTTCTTGTTTGGTTTAAATTTTTTTGTTATAGTCTTAAATTAGCCCCCCTCTTGGACCAATCCTGGATCCGCCACTGCAACAAATTGCAGGTGGCCAGCATAATAAGGCCGACTACAATAAACTTTATTTTCAAGCAAAATAACTAAGTCAACCGACTGCATAAAAAATATTTGCAGATGGTCATGGAAACAATATCTTTTCGGCTGACTTAAGATTGTCGCTTGCAAAAAAATCTATCTTTGCAAGTAGTCGTCTTATGGATATATCACTTTACAATCAACAGTAAAAACATTTTTCTATAGTATTGAGCAACTGTTTTTagtcttagggctagtttgataACCTTATTTTACTAAAGGATTTtcattttccaaagaaaattggttCATTTTCTCTTGAGAAAATAGGAATCCATTGGAAAAATAGAGTTTGCAAACTAACACTTAGTTTGAGAAACTCATTTTTTCTAAGGGATTTCTACTTCTCCaagaaaaattagttcattttctatTGGAAAAATAAGAATAACTTAGAAAAATAGAgttaccaaactagcccttaaataAAAAAATAGTTTATTTGTTAGCACTTAGCAATCTATGGGTGAACCCTTTATCCTTGGTTACGTGCTGTTGTTCATCACCGATATAACAGATTTATGGACGGTTGAACCCTTGGTGTTTGCCTAAAAAAACAGGACATCGTACTTTATCCTTGGTTACGTGCTGTTGTTCATCACCGATATAACAGATTTATGGACGGTTGAACCCTTGGTGTTTGCCTAAAAAAACAGGACATCGTACGTAGTAATTCAACATTACCGATCGATAGTGATATCGACAAATGGATCACACGtccattaattatttatttgcataaaACGGGTCGGACACACACTACTGAATTGAAACTACACACCACTACATTCTAGCTAGCTTGTTTCATCCCACGGCCATACACATCAGACACACAGCTGAACTGAAACTACACACCACTACATTCTAAGCTGGCGTAAGAACCTTCTTTTCAGCCTTTTTGGCAGCTCCGTTGAACTCTCTCAGCCACTTAGCTGAGCGCTTCAGGTAGCGCCTGTAGCCGTCGTCACGGTCGACGTAGATGATGCCGTAACGCTCGGTGTAGCCACTAGACCACTCGAAGTTGTCCAACAGAGACCATGTGAAGTGGCCGCGCACGTCCGCCCCCAAGCTGCATGAAATGGATGCCCCAAGCTTAACCATTAGTTTGAATGAAAATCTAATTAATAAGTACTACCTAAACTAGTGGTAGGTTCTATCCAGCTAGCGTTGCGTTGGTACATACTCTATTGATTCTTTAATAACTGAGATGTGGCGCTGGAGGTAATCTAGCCTCTTGTAGTCCTCCAACGCATCTTGCATGGATAGAGGATTGTCCTTTGTGTCAACGTCCCCGATTCCTGCACACACAAAAAATTGGTCGCCATGTTTTAATAACACCTAGCCAGCAAGCCTAAGGGCGTCCGTAGTAGTTGTCTCAAGTAGCTAGCTGATATAGAGCTGAGATAAAATAAAAATAGTAATTTATCTCATCACTAGTACTTAGTCCTACATGTAATACACTTAGTTTCTTGAAATAATACGTGAAATCTCCTATCTATTTGCTCGTTGTTATCTATTCTCGTTTTCCCATATTTTTTATTTATGTAGGAAAGAGAGGGAATTTAGCTAGTGAAATAGCTAGCCATTAGAGACGCCCTAACATCTCAAGTCCATCCAGGATTTACTGCTTACCGTTCTCGGTGATATAGATAGGCGGGTTTCCGTATTTGTTCTTCATGATCATAAGAAGATCCTTTAGGCCTTTAGGGTACATGTAGATCCATGGATTTCCCATCTGCAAATTATTACAGTAATAAAGCTTAATTATTTATAAAAAAAGAATGCAGATTTGTTCCGCTTTGTTATCAACACACAAAGCATTTGCGTGTCTCTGCAAAAAATATTTCTTGACGATTTTTTTAAAAAACTATCACTTTCAGCATAAAATGCCCTATACAAAAATAAAATTATAGTGTTTAGCGAGGTACGTACAGGAGGACCAATAGAATTCCCGTCAGGTCCAAAGACTGGTTGAACGACACAAGAATAAAAGTTGATTATTAGTATCTGAACGGCACATTTTTTCTTTAATAGAACTGTGAAGCAGTATAGTTATTAGTCCTCAACTATTACTTCTTACTTTCTGCAGTGGCATAGGCGTCGTCGGCGTTGAGCTTAGGTGAGTAGTCTTCTGAGAAGTCGACGTGCTTAGAGAACCTTGAGGTATAGTAATTTATCCCCAATATGTCATAGGAACCCGCTAGCATCGCTTGCTCATTATCCGTGAAGAAAGGTAGCCGTTTCCTCGCTAATGATCTCATGGAGAAGGGGTAGTCACCACGGACCACAGGCTCCAAGAACCATCCTAGGTTTTGATCGAGGGACCTTTCCTGGGCCTGTTCATCGAGAAATGTATTTCCATATGGCACGCGACCCATTACGTCAAACGCAAGCCCAATGCGGCCGTCTGTACCCTACAGTTGGTTCTCAGTCAATAATATAGGAGTACATATTGTAGTACGTACTGCTAACGATTAATTTAGAAGAGTGTGTTGTCACCTTGTAATTCTTGTTGTAGAGGTCAACAGTCATAGCGTGGGCTCGAAGGATGTTGTGGCCAGCAATGTATGGTTCGGTGAGTGAGTTAGCAATAGGCTGAGCACATTTTTCTCCTGGTGAGCACCGTCCAGGGGCAAAAACTCCCGTTCCGTACGAAAAGGTTGTAAATGTCTGTGGCTCGTTAAAGGTCAACCAATTCTTCACCTTGTCACCGAAGTTCTCAAAGCACACCTTAGCGAAGTCTGTGTAATCCTTTCTAAAAAAATTGCAAACCTGAATCACATCAAAAGTTGCCCTATTGTTTGGCTGATTAAATAGTTATGTTAGCTGATTGACACTTCAATGAATGACTATGTATAGAACTATGTTTCAAATCTGAAGAGACATATTTTCAGTTGGCCATTGAGTTTTCCCTAATACTTAGATATCATTAACGTTAACAGATGGCACCGTATATATCATTCAAAGTTCTTATAGTACTTACACAATCCTGTCGCCTAAAAAGCCACCGTACTTGTCTTCCAGTGCTTGAGGGACGTCCCAATGAAAAATTGTTACAAATGGCTCTATTCCTGAGTTGCAATAAATAAATAATGGTTCGTGAAAACTTTTGCACAGTGGATTAGAATCTtccttaattaattaattaattaagctGCTAAATGCGCCAAGAAGAAATTTTTTTTGGTTGTTACCGTTCTCTATCAATAAGTTGATGAGCTTTTTGTAGTACTTGATGCCGGCCTGATTAATACCTCCTTCGAGCGTTCCCTCTAAAATTAAAACCTTTTTAGAACCATAACCAAAATCTAACAGATCTGATTGAATGCATCTTAGTTGTCGAGATCATCTTTACTGTTTGTACGTCACAAACTTATTGTACGTAGGAAAAATATATTTGGTTATTTTACCAACTACGTACTCGGCAGTATTCTGGACCAAGAGATGGAGAATCTGTACGCGTCCATGCCTATTTCCTTTAGCAATCTGACATCCGCCTGGCAGTCAAAAGTACTAACATAAATGACGATGACAATATATATTAGCACTCATATATGAAGTTAGAAgtgcacatatatatatatatatatatatatatatatatatatatatatatatatatatatatatatatatcccttAGTTCTTTTTTTATTGAAGCTAACTGCATATATATAATAGAACGATTATTATATATGTCCATGGCATCTCAGTTCTTACAGGGTACATATGATAGGAATTGGCTCCAGTGTCCCCATTGCTTCCGTCCAGTATCCAATCTATTGATATGCACATGAAAGGGAAGGAAAATagtaaggtcatcatcacttaaaACTGCATCTTATCGTTGGTACATATACAACCATCTACGTGCTTTATTATTGTAAACAACTTCAAAGGAATATTTGCTGTATGTTACCCGGATAATTGTGGCAGAAGTGATCCCAATTGCTTGGCCCCTTCCCATCTTCATTCCAGGCGCCCTCAATCTACACACACACATAGATGACATG harbors:
- the LOC100281760 gene encoding non-cyanogenic beta-glucosidase — its product is MAPLVAAATNHTAHRSHIVGPNNENFPRHQPCSSQNRNKRLRLRSRAQRISSQLLASRKLMPWQIPKRDWFPPSFIFGAATAAYQIEGAWNEDGKGPSNWDHFCHNYPDWILDGSNGDTGANSYHMYPADVRLLKEIGMDAYRFSISWSRILPKGTLEGGINQAGIKYYKKLINLLIENGIEPFVTIFHWDVPQALEDKYGGFLGDRIVKDYTDFAKVCFENFGDKVKNWLTFNEPQTFTTFSYGTGVFAPGRCSPGEKCAQPIANSLTEPYIAGHNILRAHAMTVDLYNKNYKGTDGRIGLAFDVMGRVPYGNTFLDEQAQERSLDQNLGWFLEPVVRGDYPFSMRSLARKRLPFFTDNEQAMLAGSYDILGINYYTSRFSKHVDFSEDYSPKLNADDAYATAEIFGPDGNSIGPPMGNPWIYMYPKGLKDLLMIMKNKYGNPPIYITENGIGDVDTKDNPLSMQDALEDYKRLDYLQRHISVIKESIDLGADVRGHFTWSLLDNFEWSSGYTERYGIIYVDRDDGYRRYLKRSAKWLREFNGAAKKAEKKVLTPA